AAGGAGGAATGGAGATTCACCGGTGGCGGACCGACGCGTGGTTCGGTATGCCCATAAGACGTTGTGTAGTTTTTCGCACCAGCCTTTTTTGTGTTCGTCCAATTGCTTCTTGAGGATGAGGGCGATAGTTTTATTTGTGGCTTCGGCCTGTCCGTTGCTCTGGGGATAGATCggtgttgatttgttcttcctgATTTTGAAAGTATCAAAAAAcatgtctatgttttttcctTGTAATTTCTTGCCATTGTCGGATACGATTTCCGCTGGGAtaccgaacctgcagatgatattttggaagatgaaagtGAATACGTCTGAGTCACGGATTCTAGCCAGATCCTTGGCCACCACCCACTTGCTGAAGTAGTCTATGGATACGATtaagaatcgtcttttccctgacccttcgatcaGGGGTCCGACAATGTCTATTCCCCATTTCGAGAAGGGCCAGGGGCTATCTATAGAATTTAACTTTGTTGCGGGAGCATGGATCCTTATGGAAAACCGTTGACACTCTTCACATCTTCTGGCCATCCTAGATGCATCTCTTATCATATGCGGACAGTAATACCCCTGCATTTTTGCCTTGTCCAATAACGATCTCattccgctatgattccctgcatcGCCATAATGTATTTCTTTTAGAATGAGGTGCCCCTCTTGTCTTGACACGCATTGTAGTAATGGCCCGAGGAAAGATTTTTTATATAAGATCCCGTCGCGGAGGTCATATCTCCCTGCCTTGGCTTGTATCTTCCTGGCTAGTTTCAGGTCTGCAGGTAGAGTAACTTGTTGAAggtaaagatgaatctcagatctccaatcttttTCCTTGGTAAAATCTTCATCCCCATTTGCTTTCGTTACGATGTCATCTTCCATGAAATCGTCGGCAATATCCTCTCCTACATCATCCTCAGCAATGTCCTCCCCAACGTTGTCCTTGCGGTGTGTGTCGAGGGATTGCTGAGGGATGATGGAAGGTTCGTACACCCTGGATACTTTGATAGCTTTTACGCTCTCATATTTTAACATAGATGAAATGTATGCCAAGGCATCAGCATGCCTGAGTTCCTTTCTGCATAGGTACCAAAATCTGATGTTCGGTATCTGGGCTGCCAGTGTCTGGACTAACGCCATATACTTTGAAAGGGTTTCGTCGTAGACATTGTATTCTAGACCGATTTTCCGTATGACCAGATGTGAGTCACTTGTCAAGCGTACCTcggttaagcccatttctattattaaacgAAGAGCGTGTACCACAGCCtcatattcgacgatgttgttggtatgccccttgaactcTAGTCTCAGCGCATGGACGATCCTTTCTCCGgtgggggtggtgattacgattcCTATGCCAGCACCTTCCCGATTTCTGGACCcgtctacgaagacttcccattgcctttGGTTTGTAGGTTCCAGAATATCGACAGGGTCTTTTCCATCTTCGGTTTCTGGCATGCCTTGGACTTCCTCGTCATTGTCCAGAGGTAAGTCCGCTAGGAAATCTGCCAAAACTTGAGATTTATGGGAATGTTGAATCTCATGGATTATGTTGAATTGGTCGAGATGTGTGTTCCATTTTGCTATCCTCCCAACCTTCCCAGTGCTTTTGAGAATAGCCTCTAACGGTGCTTTGCAGGGGACACGAACATAATGAGTCAAGAAATAGGTTCTAAACTTCTGAATTGCCCATACTAGTGCCAaaatgagctgc
This portion of the Papaver somniferum cultivar HN1 chromosome 11, ASM357369v1, whole genome shotgun sequence genome encodes:
- the LOC113325291 gene encoding uncharacterized protein LOC113325291, with amino-acid sequence MALVQTLAAQIPNIRFWYLCRKELRHADALAYISSMLKYESVKAIKVSRVYEPSIIPQQSLDTHRKDNVGEDIAEDDVGEDIADDFMEDDIVTKANGDEDFTKEKDWRSEIHLYLQQVTLPADLKLARKIQAKAGRYDLRDGILYKKSFLGPLLQCVSRQEGHLILKEIHYGDAGNHSGMRSLLDKAKMQGYYCPHMIRDASRMARRCEECQRFSIRIHAPATKLNSIDSPWPFSKWGIDIVGPLIEGSGKRRFLIVSIDYFSKWVVAKDLARIRDSDVFTFIFQNIICRFGRNKIVNVPKSIDLFHES